The following coding sequences lie in one Catharus ustulatus isolate bCatUst1 chromosome 5, bCatUst1.pri.v2, whole genome shotgun sequence genomic window:
- the LOC116996803 gene encoding protein S100-P — protein MSQLETAMGMTIAVFDQYAKTDGNRQTLSKAELKALLEKELPNFLASGKDKNAIDKVFKNLDENGDSQVDFKEFVLFVAALTCCCHKYFEQNAAK, from the exons ATGTCTCAGCTGGAAACTGCCATGGGAATGACCATTGCTGTCTTTGACCAGTATGCAAAGACTGACGGCAACAGGCAAACCCTCAGCAAAGCAGAACTCAAGGCTCTGCTGGAAAAGGAGCTCCCAAATTTCCTTGCG tctGGGAAGGACAAGAATGCTATTGATAAAGTATTCAAGAACCTGGATGAAAATGGAGATTCCCAAGTGGACTTCAAAGAATTTGTCCTCTTTGTGGCAGCTCTGACTTGCTGCTGTCACAAATATTTTGAGCAGAATGCAGCCAAATAG